One region of Lampris incognitus isolate fLamInc1 chromosome 4, fLamInc1.hap2, whole genome shotgun sequence genomic DNA includes:
- the LOC130111804 gene encoding solute carrier family 25 member 44-like — MQQKRNIQIIEWEDLDKRKFYSFGVFMTMTIRATVYPATLIRTRLQVQKGKSLYSGTFDAFFKILRTEGIRGLYRGFMVNTFTLISGQAYITTYELVRKYVSNYSTDNTLKSLVAGGSASLVAQSITVPIDVISQQLMMQGQGEHLTRFQLQPRAEVGKPKRMFGQTRNIITQIFAADGFSGFYRGYVASLLTYIPNSAVWWPFYHFYAEQLSKLAPSDCPHLVLQAMAGPLAAATASTVTNPMDVVRARVQVEGRTSVIETFKQLIAEEGFWGMTKGLSARIISSTPTAIVMVVGYETLKKLSLRPELVDSRHW, encoded by the exons ATGCAGCAGAAGAGGAACATCCAGATTATCGAATGGGAGGACCTGGACAAGAGGAAGTTTTACTCCTTTGGGGTGTTCATGACTATGACCATCAGGGCAACTGTCTACCCAGCCACGCTTATCCGCACACGGCTGCAGGTGCAGAAGGGCAAATCACTATACAGTGGCACCTTTGATGCCTTCTTCAAGATTCTGCGGACCGAAGGCATACGAGGCCTGTATCGTGGCTTCATGGTCAACACCTTCACACTGATCTCAGGACAGGCCTACATTACCACCTATGAGCTAGTGAGGAAGTATGTCTCCAACTATTCCACTGACAATACATTAAAATCCCTAGTGGCAGGTGGCTCCGCATCACTGGTGGCCCAGAGCATCACTGTCCCCATCGATGTCATCTCTCAGCAGCTGATGATGCAGGGCCAGGGGGAACACCTTACTCGCTTTCAGCTCCAGCCCAGGGCAGAGGTGGGAAAGCCCAAAAGGATGTTTGGCCAAACCAGGAACATAATAACACAAATTTTTGCAGCTGATGGTTTCAGTGGCTTCTACAGGGGCTACGTGGCCTCTTTGCTCACCTACATCCCAAATAGCGCTGTCTGGTGGCCTTTTTATCATTTTTATGCTG AACAGCTCTCCAAACTGGCTCCCAGTGACTGCCCTCATCTTGTTTTGCAAGCCATGGCTGGACCATTAGCCGCTGCAACTGCCTCTACTGTTACCAACCCAATGGATGTTGTCAGAGCCAGAGTGCAG GTGGAAGGGAGAACTTCAGTGATTGAGACTTTCAAGCAGCTGATTGCAGAGGAGGGTTTCTGGGGGATGACCAAAGGACTGTCGGCACGCATCATTTCCTCCACACCCACTGCCATTGTAATGGTGGTAGGCTATGAGACGCTAAAGAAATTGAGTTTGCGACCTGAGCTGGTCGACTCAAGACACTGGTAG